One window of Brevibacillus choshinensis genomic DNA carries:
- the ileS gene encoding isoleucine--tRNA ligase: MRKVDVKEKAKVRELRVLNQWRQENTFRKSIDNRAGKPNFVFYEGPPTANGLPHIGHVLGRVIKDFIGRYKTMSGFRVIRKAGWDTHGLPVELGVEKQLGISGKQEIENYGVAKFVEECKNSVFEYEKQWRELTEGIAYWTDMEDPYVTLTNDYIESVWHILSVIHKKGLLYKGHRVSPYCPDCQTTLSSHEVAQGYDNVKDLSATVKFRSKTGKDIFLAWTTTPWTLPSNVALAINKDIEYARVKLNDEVYVVAKNLVEKVMKENYEVLSTHKGSEFIGTAYEPPFGFFHVNKGHIVVDADYVSDTSGTGIVHTAPAHGEDDYRTCIQHGLDFVNVVNLAGRYTDQISDYAGRFVKDCDVDIVKDLSFRNLLFSKERYEHSYPFCWRCKSPLLYYAIESWFIKTTAIKEQLIENNRKIDWYPSHLREGRFGKFLEDLVDWNISRNRYWGTPLNIWLCQDCGTEYAPDSLKNLREKSVEVVNEDLELHKPFVDDVKLRCSCGGTMKRTPEVIDVWFDSGSMPFAQYHHPFGDEKLFQEQYPADIISEGIDQTRGWFFSLLAVSTLYNGKLPYKAVISTGHVLDENGQKMSKSKGNGIDPWEVIEEFGTDAFRWALLSDSAPWSNKHFSKRMVAEAKSKVIDTIHNTHAFYSLYATIDQYRPEDYPQKAFENELDRWLISRLNSTQQNVVKGLETYDFLNPAKHIEAFIDEFSNWYIRRSRNRFWSSGITEDKVSAYQTLHKVLLTVARMIAPYVPLIADDIYRNLGGEESVHLTDYPQVNTAVIDETLESEMETARQIVELARNIRNESGIKTRQPLSELIVSIDRPFNMSRFANIIKDEINVKEIRVEQSDSSFITYHFKLNLKVAGKKYGKLVGTIQDRLKQLSITEAKQVMDRGFLDVILSDEAVRITLDELLVEKHGKQGFATASGYQINVALETTITEELEQEGMVREVIRVIQDYRKKMDFPIEKRVILTLDVDDQMKVALERFDHVLQENVIVSEVKFVKKIGMETVSIGDKSFGLLIE; encoded by the coding sequence ATGAGAAAAGTGGATGTGAAAGAAAAAGCCAAAGTTCGAGAGTTGCGTGTCTTGAATCAGTGGAGACAAGAGAATACATTTAGAAAATCAATTGATAATCGGGCGGGCAAACCGAACTTTGTGTTTTATGAAGGGCCTCCTACAGCCAATGGACTGCCTCATATCGGTCATGTTCTCGGTCGCGTGATTAAAGATTTTATCGGCCGCTATAAAACAATGTCAGGATTCAGAGTCATCCGAAAAGCCGGATGGGACACGCATGGCCTTCCAGTAGAGCTTGGCGTAGAAAAGCAGCTTGGCATCTCGGGAAAACAGGAGATTGAAAATTACGGAGTCGCCAAATTTGTGGAAGAGTGCAAAAATAGTGTGTTCGAATATGAAAAGCAGTGGCGAGAACTTACAGAAGGCATAGCCTATTGGACTGACATGGAGGACCCCTATGTCACTCTGACTAACGATTATATCGAATCCGTCTGGCACATCTTGTCTGTCATACATAAAAAAGGTCTTTTGTATAAAGGACACCGCGTGAGTCCATATTGTCCTGACTGCCAAACGACACTAAGCTCTCACGAAGTGGCGCAAGGCTATGACAACGTCAAAGATTTGAGTGCAACGGTGAAATTCAGAAGCAAAACTGGGAAGGATATCTTTCTTGCTTGGACAACAACGCCATGGACCCTCCCGTCTAATGTGGCTTTAGCGATCAACAAAGATATCGAATACGCGCGGGTAAAACTGAACGATGAGGTATACGTAGTTGCTAAAAATCTTGTAGAGAAAGTAATGAAAGAGAACTATGAAGTATTGTCTACGCACAAAGGATCAGAATTCATAGGGACAGCTTATGAGCCGCCGTTTGGTTTTTTTCATGTAAATAAAGGTCATATCGTCGTAGATGCTGACTATGTCAGCGATACAAGTGGTACTGGTATCGTTCATACGGCACCCGCGCACGGGGAAGACGATTATCGCACATGCATTCAGCACGGATTGGATTTCGTTAACGTAGTAAATCTGGCTGGACGATACACAGATCAAATCAGCGACTACGCCGGACGCTTCGTCAAAGATTGTGACGTCGATATCGTAAAAGACTTGTCGTTCCGTAATCTTCTGTTCTCTAAAGAACGTTATGAGCACAGCTATCCTTTTTGCTGGCGCTGTAAATCTCCTCTTCTTTACTATGCTATTGAAAGCTGGTTCATCAAAACGACCGCGATAAAAGAACAGCTTATTGAAAACAACAGGAAAATTGATTGGTACCCTTCCCATTTACGAGAAGGACGTTTCGGTAAATTCCTGGAAGATCTCGTCGATTGGAATATCAGCCGAAATCGGTACTGGGGAACTCCTCTGAACATCTGGCTTTGCCAGGATTGCGGGACCGAGTATGCTCCAGACAGCCTGAAAAACCTGCGCGAGAAGTCAGTCGAGGTCGTGAATGAAGACCTGGAGTTGCATAAACCTTTCGTAGATGATGTCAAATTGCGTTGCTCATGCGGTGGAACCATGAAAAGAACACCAGAAGTCATCGATGTTTGGTTTGATAGCGGATCGATGCCATTTGCCCAATACCACCATCCCTTTGGTGATGAGAAACTGTTCCAGGAGCAGTATCCTGCTGACATAATTTCCGAGGGTATCGACCAAACAAGAGGCTGGTTCTTTAGCTTGCTGGCGGTATCCACACTGTATAACGGAAAATTACCATACAAAGCGGTCATTTCAACTGGGCACGTTCTTGATGAAAACGGACAAAAGATGTCTAAAAGTAAAGGGAATGGCATCGATCCATGGGAAGTCATAGAAGAATTTGGGACTGATGCGTTCCGGTGGGCCCTGCTTTCTGACAGTGCGCCGTGGAGCAACAAGCATTTTTCTAAAAGAATGGTAGCCGAAGCGAAGTCTAAAGTGATCGATACGATTCATAACACGCATGCTTTCTATTCGCTATATGCAACGATCGATCAATACAGGCCAGAGGACTACCCTCAGAAAGCGTTTGAGAACGAGTTAGATCGCTGGCTGATTTCGAGGCTGAACTCCACCCAGCAAAACGTAGTAAAAGGACTTGAAACATACGACTTTCTAAATCCGGCAAAGCACATAGAAGCGTTTATCGACGAATTTAGTAATTGGTACATCCGCCGCTCCCGTAACCGTTTTTGGAGCAGTGGGATTACTGAGGACAAGGTCTCCGCCTACCAAACACTACACAAGGTGTTATTGACGGTGGCCCGCATGATTGCGCCGTATGTACCACTCATTGCAGATGACATCTATAGAAATCTTGGCGGCGAAGAAAGCGTGCACCTAACAGATTATCCACAGGTGAATACGGCAGTTATCGATGAAACTCTCGAAAGCGAAATGGAAACCGCCCGTCAAATCGTTGAGCTAGCTCGGAACATCAGAAACGAAAGCGGAATCAAGACACGCCAGCCTCTGTCCGAACTTATCGTCTCCATAGACCGCCCGTTCAACATGAGTAGGTTCGCGAACATCATCAAAGATGAGATAAACGTAAAAGAAATCCGAGTAGAGCAAAGTGACAGCAGCTTTATTACCTACCACTTTAAACTTAATTTAAAAGTTGCCGGTAAAAAATACGGGAAACTCGTTGGAACGATTCAAGATCGTTTGAAGCAACTATCCATCACCGAAGCCAAACAAGTTATGGACAGGGGTTTCCTGGATGTCATTCTTTCAGACGAAGCTGTCCGTATTACGCTTGATGAACTGCTTGTAGAAAAGCATGGTAAGCAGGGCTTCGCTACTGCTTCGGGTTACCAAATCAATGTTGCTTTGGAAACGACGATAACAGAGGAACTAGAACAGGAAGGGATGGTTCGTGAAGTCATCCGTGTGATTCAAGATTACCGTAAGAAAATGGATTTCCCTATTGAAAAACGAGTGATACTTACTCTTGATGTCGATGACCAGATGAAAGTAGCGTTGGAACGTTTTGATCATGTATTGCAGGAAAACGTAATAGTGTCGGAGGTCAAATTTGTTAAAAAAATTGGCATGGAGACGGTTTCGATTGGGGACAAAAGCTTCGGGTTACTGATTGAATAA
- a CDS encoding ring-cleaving dioxygenase: MNMKTMGIHHITAIVGHPQENVDFYAGVLGLRLVKQTVNFDDPGTYHLYFGNESGKPGTIITFFPWPGAHQGVIGGGQVGVTSYVVPKGAMDFWEKRLEKFQIPFVKMERFGEQYLQFDDPHGLHLEIVGREEGEANTWNFGEITSAFAIKGFGGATLLSLHPEKTGELLEKVMGLQMIGTEGDFIRFRSTADIGNVIDLKLSPMARGAMGVGTVHHIAWRALHDQDQLVWKKHVEAHGYGVTPVQDRNYFNAIYFREHGEILFEIATDPPGFAHDESHETMGENLMLPEQYESHREQIERVLLPFQVRELD, translated from the coding sequence ATGAATATGAAAACGATGGGTATTCACCATATTACTGCAATTGTAGGACATCCACAGGAAAATGTGGATTTTTATGCAGGAGTATTAGGTTTGCGCTTAGTAAAACAAACGGTTAATTTTGATGATCCAGGAACATATCATTTGTATTTTGGAAATGAAAGTGGAAAACCGGGTACCATTATCACATTTTTCCCATGGCCAGGTGCTCACCAAGGAGTAATCGGCGGCGGTCAAGTGGGAGTAACTTCATACGTTGTCCCGAAAGGTGCTATGGACTTTTGGGAAAAAAGACTGGAGAAATTTCAAATCCCTTTTGTAAAAATGGAACGGTTTGGAGAGCAGTATCTACAATTTGACGATCCCCACGGCCTGCATTTAGAAATAGTTGGGAGAGAAGAAGGGGAAGCTAACACCTGGAATTTTGGTGAAATCACTTCCGCGTTCGCAATAAAAGGATTTGGCGGAGCCACCCTTTTATCTTTACATCCGGAAAAAACAGGAGAACTATTGGAAAAAGTGATGGGCCTACAGATGATTGGCACAGAAGGCGATTTCATCCGGTTTCGTTCCACAGCTGATATCGGAAATGTGATTGATCTAAAATTATCACCTATGGCTAGAGGAGCTATGGGCGTTGGAACAGTACATCACATTGCTTGGCGGGCTTTACATGACCAAGATCAATTGGTTTGGAAAAAGCATGTTGAAGCACATGGTTATGGTGTTACCCCTGTACAAGATCGAAACTATTTTAATGCGATTTACTTTAGAGAGCACGGCGAAATTCTTTTTGAGATCGCAACAGATCCGCCAGGCTTCGCTCACGACGAGTCACATGAGACCATGGGAGAAAATCTGATGTTACCTGAACAATATGAATCGCATCGAGAACAAATTGAACGTGTGTTGTTGCCATTTCAAGTAAGAGAATTAGACTAA